A genome region from Candidatus Bathyarchaeota archaeon includes the following:
- the moaA gene encoding GTP 3',8-cyclase MoaA yields MTIKDRFGRPVINLRISVTQRCNLHCPYCHREGQEKHVENKVTEMTPGEIARLVRIAVGLGIKKVKLTGGEPLVREDITEIVAKIGEIPGVRDLSMTTNGTMLANYAKDLYDAGLVRVNVNIPTLRANVYSKLTGGKLHDVLKGIEEAVKVGLHPVKLNMLILKGVNDEEVEDMIKFAGKTGTILQLIELEPINITDEYYERYHCPLNGYELELKKRALKIKTRRFMHNRRIYYLPEAKVEVIHPIENTEFCAHCTRLRITSDGKLKPCLMRNDNLVDALTPMRNGASDKEIEKLFIEAIMRREPYFKGSTQ; encoded by the coding sequence ATGACAATAAAAGACCGCTTTGGAAGACCAGTTATAAACCTTAGAATCTCCGTAACCCAAAGATGTAATCTACATTGTCCCTACTGCCACAGGGAAGGCCAAGAAAAGCATGTCGAAAACAAAGTTACAGAAATGACTCCCGGAGAAATCGCCCGACTTGTGAGAATAGCTGTCGGGTTAGGCATTAAAAAAGTAAAGTTGACCGGTGGAGAACCCCTCGTAAGGGAGGACATAACTGAAATAGTAGCTAAAATAGGTGAAATTCCGGGTGTAAGAGACCTTTCTATGACAACTAATGGAACCATGCTTGCAAACTACGCTAAGGACTTGTATGACGCTGGGCTTGTTAGGGTCAACGTTAACATTCCAACTTTAAGGGCGAACGTTTACAGTAAACTTACAGGTGGTAAACTACATGACGTTTTAAAGGGGATAGAGGAAGCCGTCAAGGTAGGCCTTCATCCGGTAAAGCTTAACATGCTAATTTTGAAAGGAGTAAACGATGAGGAAGTTGAAGATATGATAAAATTCGCCGGTAAAACTGGAACAATACTGCAGCTAATTGAGCTGGAGCCTATAAACATAACGGATGAATATTATGAGCGTTACCACTGCCCGCTAAACGGTTACGAGCTTGAACTTAAAAAGAGAGCGTTAAAAATCAAGACTAGACGTTTTATGCACAACAGACGAATTTATTATTTGCCAGAAGCAAAAGTTGAAGTTATTCATCCTATTGAAAACACTGAGTTCTGCGCCCATTGCACAAGACTTAGAATTACAAGCGACGGAAAACTTAAGCCGTGCTTAATGAGAAACGACAATTTAGTGGATGCGCTTACACCCATGCGTAACGGGGCAAGCGACAAAGAAATAGAAAAACTTTTCATAGAAGCAATAATGAGGAGAGAACCCTACTTTAAGGGATCAACTCAATAA
- a CDS encoding helix-turn-helix transcriptional regulator yields the protein MEIDEFLSSKVRIRILKLLSELGELNIRRICQKTRSNYAVVKGHLTVMERMGLVQCKKYGRISLYRLNENNPKVKILKRLFEIWQTK from the coding sequence TTGGAAATAGATGAATTTTTATCTTCAAAAGTTAGAATTAGAATTTTAAAATTGCTTTCCGAGCTCGGCGAATTGAACATAAGGAGAATCTGTCAGAAAACTAGGTCAAATTACGCAGTTGTAAAGGGGCATTTAACCGTTATGGAAAGGATGGGTCTAGTTCAGTGTAAAAAGTACGGTAGGATAAGCCTCTACCGCCTAAATGAAAATAATCCGAAAGTAAAGATTCTTAAACGCTTGTTTGAGATTTGGCAAACAAAATAA
- the moaC gene encoding cyclic pyranopterin monophosphate synthase MoaC yields the protein MVDITPKPEVYREATAKGIIKLRPETIKLIESGKIEKGDPFETAKIAGILAAKNTSGLIPLCHPLPVTNVKIDVKIEGNELVSVTTTVKTKAQTGVEMEALVGTAVALLTIWDMTKAYEKDSEGQYPFTTIKEIRVLKKLKEESE from the coding sequence ATGGTAGATATAACTCCAAAACCGGAAGTATACCGAGAAGCAACAGCTAAGGGAATAATCAAGCTTAGGCCGGAAACAATCAAACTGATAGAGAGTGGAAAAATAGAGAAGGGAGACCCGTTTGAAACTGCTAAAATAGCTGGGATATTGGCTGCAAAGAATACGAGCGGTCTGATACCCCTTTGTCATCCGCTTCCAGTAACAAATGTGAAAATTGACGTAAAAATTGAAGGAAATGAGCTTGTAAGTGTAACCACTACAGTGAAGACTAAAGCACAGACAGGAGTGGAGATGGAAGCCCTTGTTGGAACAGCAGTTGCGTTGCTCACAATATGGGATATGACAAAAGCTTACGAGAAAGACAGCGAAGGGCAGTATCCATTCACAACCATAAAAGAGATAAGGGTTTTGAAAAAGCTAAAGGAAGAATCGGAATGA
- a CDS encoding replication factor C large subunit — MYETWTFKHKPKTLSEVIGNKEAIKKLVEWIKSWDKGIPKKRAAFIYGPPGVGKTVTVEALANDLKLELVEKNASDYRTEENIKRFAGLASQYGTLFGRKRLILLDELDGISGKEDRGGLGAITRIVKTAMCPIVLIANDPYDPRFSTLRSLCLMIEFKRPHSREVAAFLKKICLKEGIEAEEAALKFIAQRAHGDVRSAINDLQALAQGKKKLTYDDVSWLAYRDRKEKIFDVLRLIFYSKTCDGAKRAISMSDVDPDMLFEWIYENAPYHLKDPHDLAEAMEALAKADIYRGRVRLTQDWKLASYTMDLMTAGVAMARKKTKPSGWIPLRFPERIKWLSKTKAERQLRSAIAEKVKRKCHISAKRAVEEYIPYLRIIFENNPEMAAKIADGLGLDQEMIAYLAGKPSKAKKIIELIP; from the coding sequence GTGTACGAAACTTGGACCTTCAAGCATAAACCGAAAACCCTCTCCGAAGTTATAGGCAACAAAGAAGCAATCAAAAAACTCGTCGAATGGATCAAATCTTGGGATAAGGGAATACCCAAAAAACGTGCAGCTTTCATTTACGGCCCTCCAGGAGTCGGGAAAACAGTCACAGTAGAAGCCTTAGCAAACGATTTAAAATTGGAGCTTGTCGAGAAGAATGCAAGCGACTACAGAACAGAAGAGAACATAAAGCGTTTTGCAGGACTAGCGTCCCAGTATGGAACTCTCTTCGGCAGAAAGAGACTAATACTACTAGACGAACTCGACGGGATCTCGGGCAAAGAAGACAGAGGGGGATTAGGAGCAATCACCCGAATAGTCAAAACTGCAATGTGTCCCATAGTTTTAATAGCAAACGACCCATACGACCCAAGGTTCTCCACTCTTCGCAGTTTATGCCTAATGATAGAATTTAAAAGGCCTCACTCCCGCGAAGTAGCTGCCTTCCTTAAGAAAATATGCCTAAAAGAAGGAATAGAAGCCGAGGAAGCCGCCTTAAAATTTATTGCTCAAAGAGCCCACGGAGACGTTCGTTCAGCTATTAATGACCTTCAAGCATTAGCTCAGGGGAAAAAGAAGCTAACCTACGATGACGTTTCTTGGCTTGCCTACAGAGATAGAAAAGAGAAAATATTCGACGTTTTACGCTTAATATTCTATTCAAAAACATGCGATGGAGCAAAAAGAGCAATTTCCATGAGCGACGTCGACCCGGACATGCTCTTCGAATGGATATACGAAAATGCTCCTTACCACCTCAAAGATCCACATGACTTAGCCGAAGCCATGGAAGCCCTAGCTAAAGCAGACATCTACCGCGGAAGAGTACGCCTAACCCAGGACTGGAAGCTGGCAAGCTACACAATGGACCTAATGACCGCCGGAGTTGCAATGGCAAGAAAAAAGACCAAGCCTTCAGGATGGATTCCATTAAGGTTTCCGGAAAGAATAAAATGGCTCTCAAAAACAAAGGCTGAAAGACAACTAAGATCAGCCATAGCAGAGAAAGTAAAGCGAAAATGTCACATTTCAGCTAAAAGGGCAGTAGAAGAATACATACCATACCTTCGTATAATTTTCGAGAACAATCCGGAAATGGCAGCGAAAATCGCTGACGGACTAGGCCTAGACCAAGAAATGATAGCTTACTTAGCTGGGAAGCCTTCAAAAGCCAAGAAAATTATTGAGTTGATCCCTTAA
- a CDS encoding replication factor C small subunit — MWTEKYRPKSLDEMVNQTQIVERLKSFVKSKNVPHCIFAGPPGTGKTTAALCLAHDLYGKAYRDYLMELNASDERGINVIRETVKTFARSRAMGEIPFKILILDEADNMTADAQQALRRTMERYTETCRFILIANYSGRIIEPIQSRCAPFRFTYLPREEQDKYLRYIAEQEKVELLDEGLDAIYEVCGGDLRRAINTLQAAASLGKPITAEVVYSVVGHAHPADIREMIKIAMNGDFVKARDKLREMIFKYGVAATDIVRQIHTEIFRLDVPEPWKIKLADLVGEIDFRITQGSDEEVQLSALLARLVEAGYELKKEGLLE, encoded by the coding sequence ATGTGGACTGAAAAGTACAGGCCTAAAAGCCTAGATGAAATGGTTAACCAAACCCAAATAGTTGAACGTTTAAAAAGTTTCGTTAAATCTAAAAATGTTCCACATTGCATTTTCGCCGGGCCGCCTGGAACTGGAAAGACTACTGCGGCCCTCTGTTTAGCTCACGACTTATACGGTAAGGCTTACCGTGACTATTTAATGGAGCTTAACGCAAGCGATGAACGTGGAATTAACGTTATCCGCGAAACTGTGAAAACCTTCGCTAGATCAAGGGCAATGGGAGAAATACCATTCAAAATTTTAATTCTAGACGAAGCCGACAACATGACCGCAGACGCACAGCAAGCCTTAAGGCGAACCATGGAACGCTACACTGAAACATGCCGCTTCATACTCATCGCCAACTACAGCGGAAGAATAATAGAACCTATTCAGTCAAGATGTGCACCGTTCCGCTTTACCTATCTGCCGAGAGAAGAACAAGACAAGTATTTGCGGTACATTGCCGAACAGGAAAAAGTTGAACTTCTAGATGAAGGCTTAGACGCAATCTATGAAGTGTGCGGAGGAGACCTAAGAAGGGCAATAAACACTTTGCAGGCTGCCGCTTCGCTTGGAAAGCCCATAACCGCCGAAGTAGTCTACTCGGTTGTTGGCCATGCCCATCCAGCAGACATTAGGGAAATGATAAAAATAGCCATGAACGGCGACTTCGTAAAGGCCAGAGACAAACTTCGCGAAATGATATTCAAGTACGGAGTTGCAGCAACAGACATTGTTAGGCAGATTCACACAGAAATCTTCCGCCTCGACGTGCCTGAACCATGGAAAATTAAACTTGCAGATTTAGTAGGCGAAATAGACTTCCGCATAACTCAAGGCTCAGACGAAGAAGTCCAATTAAGCGCCCTGCTTGCTAGACTAGTGGAAGCCGGTTACGAACTCAAGAAAGAGGGCCTACTGGAATAG
- a CDS encoding minichromosome maintenance protein MCM, whose protein sequence is MTEELMVSDPQERFQDFFKTEKYRQRLAEMAIEEKTSIIVDFEDLIAADSELAEMLRNKPDEYLQHANRAAYAQLQIEDPEYAEQIEEVQVRIRGLPEPVPLRAIGSDHIGKLVMVEGIVVRATPVRPMVMRAAFKCRRCGNIQYIDQTGSFLKAPTRCNDPTCGKTGPFEFVQEESTFIDSQDIRIQERPEELPPGQLPRALTIKLVGKDIVDKARPGDHVSIVGIVRASSPRVPKAGRLRVFRLHLDANSVDVKSKEPETIRISPEEEKQILELAKDPWIHRKIIRSIAPSIYGYEHIKEAIMYLLFGGVPKRLPDINIRGELNVLLIGDPGTAKSQLLQYVARIAPRGLYTSGRGTTAAGLTAAVIREKGGGMTLEAGALVLADKGVACIDEIDKMRPEDRVAIHEAMEQHTVSVAKGGIVATLNARTAILAAANPALGRYDPYRTVGENINLPVTILSRFDLIFVLRDVPEKEADAKMSEHILSLHKRGTVPIETPISPDLLRKYISYARNINPVLSQEAVERLKSFYLSMRSVSETEGAPIAITARQLESLVRIAEARARAALRKEITAEDAEAAIAIMQRSLREVGIDVQTKKMDIDIIMTGKPKSLRDKLQVVLREIIDMEKETGMVEKKALLEKLEKDYDIRRGEAERLLGQLMRDGTIYSPREGFIKKT, encoded by the coding sequence ATGACGGAAGAACTAATGGTTTCTGACCCCCAAGAAAGATTCCAAGATTTCTTCAAAACAGAAAAATATAGACAAAGACTTGCCGAAATGGCAATTGAAGAAAAAACTTCCATCATAGTTGATTTTGAAGACTTAATAGCTGCAGATTCAGAACTGGCTGAAATGCTACGTAACAAACCGGACGAATACCTTCAACACGCCAATAGGGCAGCCTACGCCCAACTCCAAATAGAAGACCCAGAATATGCAGAACAAATTGAAGAAGTACAAGTTAGAATAAGGGGACTGCCAGAGCCAGTGCCGCTAAGAGCCATAGGCTCTGACCATATTGGAAAACTGGTCATGGTTGAAGGAATAGTTGTAAGGGCGACTCCAGTCAGGCCAATGGTCATGCGTGCAGCCTTCAAATGCAGAAGATGCGGAAACATACAATACATAGACCAAACCGGAAGTTTCCTCAAAGCCCCAACAAGATGCAATGACCCAACATGTGGAAAAACAGGCCCGTTCGAATTTGTCCAAGAAGAATCAACCTTCATAGACTCGCAGGACATACGCATACAGGAAAGACCAGAAGAACTCCCGCCTGGACAGCTTCCAAGAGCCTTAACCATAAAGCTCGTTGGAAAAGACATAGTTGACAAGGCTAGGCCGGGAGACCACGTATCCATAGTCGGAATTGTTAGAGCCTCTTCGCCTAGAGTTCCAAAAGCCGGAAGACTAAGAGTTTTCAGACTGCACCTAGACGCAAACTCCGTTGACGTAAAAAGCAAGGAGCCAGAAACCATTAGAATTTCTCCAGAAGAGGAAAAACAAATCCTAGAATTGGCAAAGGACCCGTGGATCCACAGAAAAATAATCAGGTCAATAGCGCCTTCAATTTACGGCTACGAGCACATTAAAGAGGCTATCATGTACTTGCTCTTCGGAGGAGTCCCAAAACGGCTGCCGGACATCAATATAAGAGGAGAATTGAACGTTCTTTTAATCGGTGATCCTGGAACAGCTAAGTCTCAGCTTTTGCAGTATGTTGCAAGAATAGCTCCGAGGGGCTTGTACACTTCCGGAAGGGGAACAACAGCGGCGGGGCTAACCGCGGCGGTTATCCGTGAAAAGGGTGGGGGGATGACTCTTGAAGCCGGTGCATTGGTTCTTGCTGACAAGGGTGTTGCGTGTATAGATGAAATTGACAAGATGCGGCCGGAAGACAGAGTTGCCATTCATGAAGCCATGGAGCAACATACTGTTTCTGTTGCTAAAGGAGGAATAGTTGCAACTTTAAATGCTAGAACAGCCATACTTGCAGCTGCAAACCCAGCATTGGGCAGATACGACCCTTACAGAACAGTTGGAGAGAACATAAATCTACCAGTAACCATACTTTCAAGATTCGACCTAATCTTCGTTCTAAGGGATGTTCCAGAGAAAGAAGCCGACGCAAAGATGTCGGAGCACATTTTGAGCCTTCATAAGCGTGGGACAGTCCCGATTGAAACTCCAATTTCACCCGACCTTTTAAGGAAATACATTAGCTACGCTAGAAACATTAATCCTGTTTTGTCTCAAGAGGCCGTTGAGAGGCTTAAAAGCTTCTATTTGTCAATGCGTTCAGTTAGCGAAACCGAGGGGGCGCCTATAGCCATAACTGCCAGACAGTTGGAATCCCTTGTAAGAATAGCTGAGGCAAGAGCCAGAGCAGCCTTGAGAAAGGAGATTACAGCTGAAGATGCAGAAGCAGCAATTGCAATAATGCAACGTTCACTTAGAGAAGTTGGAATCGACGTTCAAACAAAAAAGATGGACATAGACATAATCATGACTGGAAAACCGAAAAGCTTGAGAGACAAACTCCAAGTCGTCCTAAGAGAAATAATCGACATGGAAAAAGAAACAGGCATGGTTGAAAAGAAAGCCCTACTTGAAAAACTGGAAAAAGACTACGACATAAGACGTGGAGAGGCTGAAAGGCTTTTAGGCCAACTTATGCGAGACGGAACAATATACTCGCCAAGAGAAGGATTTATAAAGAAAACATAG
- a CDS encoding MogA/MoaB family molybdenum cofactor biosynthesis protein, translating to MKESETTRKHKAEAPEKLNFAVIVCSSSRYEEIKSGKKVEDPSGELMTRLLEAKGHKVVYKTIVPDNSAMIRIELKKLISEKKINAVILCGGTGISPSDVTIETVEPILEKTLPGFGEIFRWLSYQEIGSAAILSRALAGTVEGKVIFCIPGSPQAVKLCIEKLILSEAAHIVKHAREKS from the coding sequence ATGAAGGAGAGTGAAACAACAAGGAAGCATAAGGCTGAAGCACCAGAAAAATTGAATTTTGCAGTAATAGTATGCAGCTCAAGCCGATACGAAGAAATAAAATCCGGGAAAAAAGTTGAAGACCCGTCAGGCGAACTGATGACCAGACTCCTAGAAGCAAAGGGGCACAAAGTTGTCTACAAGACCATTGTTCCAGACAACTCAGCCATGATTAGAATTGAACTGAAAAAGCTAATTTCAGAAAAGAAAATAAATGCGGTAATACTCTGCGGGGGAACAGGAATAAGCCCTTCAGATGTTACAATTGAAACAGTTGAGCCAATTCTGGAGAAAACACTGCCCGGATTCGGCGAAATCTTCCGCTGGTTAAGCTATCAGGAAATAGGTTCTGCGGCGATTCTGAGCAGAGCTTTGGCTGGGACGGTTGAGGGAAAAGTTATCTTTTGTATACCCGGCTCCCCACAAGCCGTTAAGTTATGCATTGAAAAACTTATATTGTCAGAAGCGGCACACATTGTGAAGCATGCACGTGAAAAGTCATGA
- a CDS encoding DNA replication complex GINS family protein, with protein MSNKPSTAIEDIDFIFQNEPVKIIIIKNYPEIKLAGIRVGPFEESKEYEVMYWIAEELEKMGIAKFREEEKLDLIKLHKIHWKERAQTSRRIAALPENFYPKLRRFLAELKNKAVKNPEKMRDYEKAIRISKDIVNCRLRKIVALASTSAKTDQFLNNLTVEEKTLYRQVNETINAWKTKILRNIKSGKP; from the coding sequence ATGTCGAACAAGCCATCAACAGCAATCGAAGATATAGACTTCATATTCCAAAATGAGCCAGTTAAAATAATAATCATTAAAAATTATCCAGAAATAAAACTTGCAGGAATAAGGGTTGGCCCATTTGAAGAGTCTAAAGAATACGAGGTAATGTACTGGATAGCTGAAGAACTCGAAAAAATGGGAATAGCAAAATTCAGAGAAGAAGAAAAATTAGACTTGATAAAGCTTCATAAGATTCACTGGAAGGAAAGAGCCCAAACTTCCAGGCGGATTGCAGCTCTCCCTGAAAACTTTTACCCAAAACTTAGACGTTTCCTCGCAGAATTGAAAAATAAGGCAGTTAAAAATCCGGAGAAAATGAGGGATTATGAAAAAGCCATTAGAATATCAAAGGACATTGTAAACTGTAGGCTGAGAAAAATAGTTGCCTTGGCCTCAACATCCGCAAAAACAGACCAGTTTCTAAACAACTTAACGGTTGAAGAAAAAACCCTTTACCGACAAGTAAATGAAACAATTAACGCTTGGAAAACAAAAATACTAAGAAACATAAAGAGTGGAAAACCATGA
- a CDS encoding FMN-binding glutamate synthase family protein, with amino-acid sequence MPERVFPNSSYLNAKSTTGTNTRVKDVSPTSGMCPICIRDCPFLCEIGLSAFRGREALYPEPLQFGYSTAGALKDFRLDWSHFNIQSRLFEVYGIEADPDKAIFENVSTETTIGGIPQKLPIINGAFGSTMVGRVNWPGLAIGSALSGVSITVGENVCGMDPESVITNGKVTYSKELKRRVDLFRKFWDGKYGEVIVQTNVEDQRLGVDVYALSSLEVNVIERKWGQGAKAIGGEVRIRDLDRAIMLKKRGYIVIPDPEDPAVQEAFKAGVFKSFERHSRVGIPKERDFVEDIEWLRSQGAKKVFLKTGAYRPSAVAYTMKLASEAKIDVVTFDGAGGGTGMSPVPMMDEMSIPTVYLEAWVLKCAQILKKKGKHVPDILMAGGFINETQIFKAIALSNFGDGPFVKGVLMGRSPLTAVMKASYFVELAQKGKLPKSFVEKFGDTPEKFFVATPDLKAKYGERFKEIPWEAVGLYTYLYERIRVGLMQLMAGARKWRLDLLDRSDLMALTERAAKVTGIPLAEEAEADAIERILDN; translated from the coding sequence ATGCCCGAACGTGTCTTCCCAAACTCTTCATATCTAAACGCCAAATCAACAACTGGAACAAACACGAGAGTCAAAGACGTAAGCCCAACAAGCGGAATGTGCCCAATATGCATCAGAGACTGCCCATTCCTCTGCGAAATCGGCTTATCAGCATTTAGAGGAAGAGAAGCCCTCTACCCTGAACCTCTTCAATTCGGCTACAGCACGGCGGGAGCCCTAAAAGACTTTAGGCTGGACTGGTCTCACTTCAACATTCAATCAAGACTTTTCGAAGTGTATGGAATTGAAGCCGACCCAGATAAGGCAATTTTCGAAAATGTAAGCACAGAGACAACTATCGGCGGGATTCCTCAAAAGCTTCCAATAATAAACGGCGCTTTCGGCTCAACCATGGTGGGCAGAGTGAACTGGCCCGGTTTAGCCATAGGTTCAGCGCTTTCCGGTGTAAGCATAACAGTAGGTGAAAACGTCTGCGGAATGGATCCCGAATCGGTTATCACAAATGGGAAAGTGACCTATTCAAAGGAGCTTAAACGCCGTGTCGACCTGTTCAGAAAGTTCTGGGATGGAAAATACGGTGAAGTAATCGTACAAACAAACGTTGAAGACCAAAGATTAGGCGTTGACGTCTACGCACTGTCAAGCCTTGAAGTTAACGTTATTGAGAGGAAGTGGGGGCAGGGAGCAAAGGCAATCGGCGGAGAAGTAAGAATACGTGATTTGGACAGGGCTATAATGCTGAAAAAGAGAGGCTACATAGTCATACCGGACCCTGAAGACCCAGCGGTTCAAGAGGCATTCAAAGCCGGAGTTTTCAAGTCATTTGAAAGACACAGCCGAGTTGGCATTCCAAAGGAAAGGGACTTTGTTGAGGACATTGAATGGCTTAGAAGCCAAGGTGCGAAAAAAGTGTTCTTGAAAACTGGCGCTTATAGGCCTTCAGCCGTAGCCTACACGATGAAGTTGGCTTCAGAGGCAAAAATTGATGTTGTAACCTTTGACGGTGCAGGCGGCGGGACGGGTATGAGTCCGGTTCCAATGATGGACGAAATGAGCATTCCAACGGTCTATCTTGAAGCTTGGGTTCTGAAATGCGCCCAAATACTCAAGAAGAAAGGCAAGCATGTTCCAGACATATTGATGGCCGGAGGCTTCATAAATGAAACTCAAATCTTCAAGGCAATTGCATTAAGCAACTTTGGAGACGGCCCATTTGTAAAAGGAGTCTTGATGGGTAGGTCGCCTTTAACGGCTGTTATGAAGGCATCCTACTTTGTGGAGTTAGCCCAGAAAGGCAAGCTACCCAAGTCCTTCGTTGAAAAGTTCGGCGACACTCCTGAAAAGTTCTTTGTGGCAACACCTGACTTGAAAGCCAAGTATGGTGAACGCTTCAAGGAGATTCCGTGGGAGGCAGTAGGCCTATACACTTATCTGTATGAAAGAATACGTGTCGGCTTAATGCAACTTATGGCTGGAGCACGCAAGTGGCGGTTAGACTTACTTGACCGCAGCGACTTAATGGCCCTAACAGAGAGAGCCGCAAAAGTAACTGGCATACCATTAGCCGAAGAAGCAGAAGCAGACGCCATCGAAAGAATACTAGACAACTAA
- a CDS encoding ORC1-type DNA replication protein, translating into MIEVVMQRYRTVFKDEGKLDIAYVPPRLVHREKQLRLLSEFFRFILEVPGRMSQRVLITGRVGTGKTVLSQRFGLNLKREGEKRGVNLHYLHVNCREHRGKFYLILLNVILHFKPNFPRRGFSAEELLHFLMEVLDEENAYLLLALDELESLILAEGTEPLYKLTRIQETRLEKPRRLSLICILRNLEYLEKLDESTRSTLQKNIIHLEEYSKPQIADIIKDRVKMAFRDGTVPEETVELIAELAEKEGGNARYAIELLWRAGKYADANMLPEVYPECVRKATVSIYPTVRKTDIASLNLHQQLLLLAVARAFKQSLKAYATIGEIEEIYKVICEEYNEKPKSHVQIWKYAKQLSALGIIETKPSSTGQRGKTTLIGLHQIPALELEKEISLLLEKSLKEKNNWK; encoded by the coding sequence ATGATTGAAGTAGTTATGCAGCGTTATCGAACGGTGTTTAAGGATGAAGGCAAACTTGACATTGCGTATGTTCCGCCTAGGCTTGTTCATAGGGAAAAGCAGCTTAGGCTTTTAAGCGAATTCTTCCGTTTCATTTTAGAAGTTCCTGGGAGGATGTCCCAAAGAGTACTTATAACGGGCAGGGTTGGAACTGGTAAGACCGTTCTTTCCCAACGCTTTGGATTGAACCTAAAAAGAGAAGGAGAAAAAAGAGGCGTTAACCTTCACTATTTGCATGTTAACTGCCGAGAGCATAGGGGCAAATTCTACTTAATTCTGCTGAATGTTATATTGCATTTTAAGCCGAACTTTCCGAGAAGAGGGTTTTCAGCCGAAGAACTGCTGCATTTTCTAATGGAAGTACTAGACGAGGAGAATGCCTATCTCCTCTTAGCTTTAGACGAGCTTGAATCATTAATTTTAGCTGAAGGAACAGAGCCGCTCTATAAATTAACGAGAATTCAAGAAACACGCTTAGAAAAGCCTAGAAGACTCTCCCTAATATGTATACTTCGAAACCTCGAATACCTAGAAAAACTTGATGAAAGCACAAGGAGCACACTGCAAAAAAACATAATACATCTCGAAGAGTACTCGAAACCGCAAATCGCAGACATAATCAAGGACCGTGTAAAAATGGCCTTCAGGGACGGAACAGTGCCAGAAGAAACAGTCGAACTAATAGCCGAATTGGCAGAAAAAGAAGGGGGAAACGCAAGATACGCAATAGAACTCCTCTGGAGAGCTGGAAAATATGCAGATGCAAACATGCTGCCAGAAGTTTATCCGGAATGCGTTCGAAAAGCAACGGTAAGCATCTATCCCACGGTACGGAAAACCGATATTGCAAGTCTAAACTTGCATCAGCAACTTCTACTGCTGGCAGTAGCAAGGGCATTTAAGCAAAGCTTGAAAGCCTATGCAACAATTGGAGAAATTGAAGAAATCTACAAAGTGATATGCGAAGAATATAACGAAAAGCCGAAAAGCCACGTGCAAATTTGGAAGTATGCAAAACAACTTTCAGCACTAGGCATAATAGAAACTAAACCGTCAAGCACTGGGCAAAGGGGAAAAACAACTCTAATTGGGCTGCATCAGATTCCAGCGTTGGAGCTGGAAAAAGAGATAAGCTTACTCCTCGAAAAAAGCTTAAAGGAGAAAAACAATTGGAAATAG